The DNA region ATCTGAGCAGTATCGAGCGAGAACGCGAACTCGATCGCCCGGTCGACGACCACGCACAGCGGTCCGACGCCCCCCTCGAGACGTCCGACCACTCGAGCCAGCGCGACGACGAGGCCAGTGAGGACGCCTCGACGACTGTCGTCCCCATCCGTCACGAGCGAAACCGCGGTGTCGGCGGTGCGATCAAGACCGGTTACCGCCGTGCTCTCGAGGACGGGATGGACGTCACCGCGGTCATGGCCGGCGACGCCCAGATGGACCCCGACCAGCTGCACCGACTGCTCGATCCCATCGTGGAGGGCCAGGCCGATTACGCCAAGGGCAACCGCCTCGCTGGGCGGGACCACCGGGAGTCGATGTCGAACTGGCGGCTCTTCGGCAACGTCACCCTGACCGTCCTGACGAAGGTCGCCAGCGGCTACTGGGAGATGATGGATCCCCAGAACGGCTACACGGCCATCTCGAGGGGAGCGCTCGAGGCCGTCGACCTGGACGCTCTCTACGAGGAGTACGGTTTCGCGAACGACCTGCTCGTCGAACTCAACACGGCCGGCTACCGGATCGCGGACGTGTCGATGCCGGCGGTCTACGGCGACGAACGGAGCCACATCGAGTACCGGACCTTCGTGCCGCGGCTCTCGAAGCTCCTCCTGGCGGGCTTCCTGCGCCGACTCGGTCGACGGTACGTCGTTCGCGAGTTCCACCCGCTGGTGGTCCTCTACGGTCTCGGCGTCGCGGGCTGGCTGCTGGCGACGGCGGCGTTCGGGTGGGCGGCGGCCAATCGCGTCCGTGCCGAGACGCGGACCGGTCGGGTCGGCTGGACTGTCCTCTACGCCTTCCTCGGGGCGATGTGTCTCGCGTTCGCGATGACGCTCGACCACGAGGCTAACGTCGGCACGGTGACGGTGGTGAACGACCAATGAAGGCCGTCGTCACCATCCAGCACCCCGCCCACGTCCACTTCTATCGCCACGTCATCGACGAACTCGAGACGCGGGGCCACGAGGTGTTCGTCTTCGCCCGCGAGAACGACCTGGCGGTGCCGCTGCTCAACGCCTTCGGCATCCCCCACGAGGTACTGACGGGTCCCCAGGACTCGCTGTCGGAACTCGCGAAGGTGCAATTGGCCTACGAACTTCGCCTGCTCCGGCGAGTTCGGAAGATCGGTCCGGACGTGATGACCGCCATCGGCGGTGTCGCGGTCTCGCACGTTGCCCCGCTTGTCGGCGCCCGGAGCGTCGTCTTCGTCGACAACGAGGGGACGACCTCCCACCGGATCACGACGCCGTTCGCCCACGTGGTCGCCACCCCGCGTAACTACGACGAGGACTACGGCGCAAACCACGTCCGCTACGACGGTTTCCACGAACTCGCCTACCTCCACCCGGACTACTTCGAACCCGACCCGGACGCGCTGGTCGCCCACGGTGTCGACCCCGACGCCACCTACTTCGTCCTCCGGTTTCGCCGATGGGACGCGCTTCACGACGTCGGCGAGGGCGGCCTCTCGCTCGAGGGCAAGCGCCGCCTCGTCTCGATGCTCGAAGAGTACGGCGACGTCTACATCACGAGTACGGACCCGCTGCCGTCGGATCTCGAGGCCTACCAGCTGCCGGTGGCACCGACGCTGATCCACGACCTGCTTTACTTCGCCGACTGCTACGCGGGCGACTCGGCGACGATGGCGACCGAGTCGGCCCTACTCGGGACGCCGACCGTCCGCATCCAGTCGTTCGCCGCCCGCGAGACGGACATGACCAACTTCGTCGAACTCGAGGAGACCTACGACCTGCTCCGGTCGACGCCCGACGAGGAGGAGGGACTCGAGCTGGTTCGGGAGATCGTCGAGGATCCCGAGACGAGGACGCGCTGGCGGGCGCGTCGGGAACGGCTGTTCGAGGACAAAATTGACGTCGCGGCGTACGTTACGGAACTACTCTGCGAGCAGGGTGGGGCAGCGGTTCGAACGGTCGAGCAGCGGGCCGTTTCGGCGGACTGACCGTGAGACCTCGAGGCGGTCGGTTCTCCTCGATTAAGGTTCGTGCAGTTCTCTTCGATCAGGATTCGTGAGGCTCTCCTCGATCAGGATTCGTACGGTTTCCGTCGATCAAGGTTCGTCCGCGTTCGCGTCCGTTTCCCCGTCTGCACCGCCGCGCCCCAACTCGAGTCGATCCTCGATGACGGCGATCGACTGCTCCGACGACTGCTGGCGGAGGGCCGTCTCCACCGAAGCTTGCTCGCCTGGATAGGTTCGCTCGCCCAGCCCCGTCCGTGCTCCTCGCGGGGTCAGGTAATCCCCACCGACGTCGATCTCGGCGGCCGTACACAGTCGTTTCAGGATCGAACGCGCGCCCTCGGTGGTGATCGCCGGCGGCGCGATGGCGAACCGTCGCGAGAGTTCCGCGGACGTGTGCTTCTCACAGAGCGATTCGATCTCCTCGGTGTCGAACCCGCGTTCCTCGAGAACCGTCCGCACCCGCCGGGCGACCGAGGGGGCGTGACGGGTCGGGAACAGCGGCCACTCGTTCGAGGGCGGATCCTGGACGACGCGGTAGCGCCGAAGTGGCGTCCGCGCCGAGGCCGGGAGCGGCACGTCCTCGAGGCGCTGTGATCGCCCCAGGACGCGAATCGTTCCCGAGTAGAAGTCGACGTCGGCCCAGGTCGCCCCGGTGCGGCGGTCGTCCTCCGGGACCCGGAAGAGTTCGGCGCCGCGGACCCCCGAGTGAGCCAGCACGGCGACCATCGCGTACTCGCGCAGTCGGGCGAGGCGTTCAGTTCTGGGGGCGTCCTCGGCCTCGAGCGATCGCTCGCGGACGAACGCCTCGAGCGCGTCGCGCTGCTCGCGGGTCCAGGATCGGTCGCTGGCGTCGGCGCCGTCGTCGACCGGGAGTGCTCCCTCGGCGGCGTCGGTCGCGGCGGGATTGGTCTCGAGGATGCCGCCGCGGACACACCAGGAGAGGAAGGCCCTGACGACGGCGAAGTAGGTGCCGGCCGTCGAGGCGGTGTAGTCGCCCCGGCGCGTTCTGTCGTCGAGTTCCTCGGCGTAGGCGCGCATGTGTTCGACGTCGAGGTCGAACAGCGAGGCGACGTCGTGTTCGCGCTCGAGCCACTCTGCCCACCGACGGAGGACGGACTCGGCGTTCGAGGCGTAGGTTCCGGCACCGGGTCCGTCCGGGTTGCCGACGGCCTTGCGCTGGAGGTAGGCGTCGACGGCGTCGGCGACGCGAACGCGGACCTCGCTCACGTGGCGCTCACCTCACGTCCGTCGGGTTCCACACGCCTCTCGCTCCGGGTGCGACGTCGAGTACTCGAGAAACGGGACCGAGACCGGGTCCGGGACCGGGACCGTAACCGGAACGGGGAAACAGAGGGCCCGACGGTCGACGCGGCCTCCACGAGGCACCTGCCTGCCGAGCGGGACTCGACGGTCATTCTCGTCGCTTCCTACTCGAGCCTCGTACATCTGCGTTTCGGTCTTCAGAAACGGAAAGAAAGTTACCGTTGCGACCGTCAGTCGTCCGCCGTCGGCGTCTCCGGGCGGTACGACCGGCTGATCTGTTTCCACTTCCCCGTCGAGAATCGGTAGTAGTTGACCGCTGCGGGGACGGCCGTCTCGGCGACGAACGCGAGGTACAGCCCCATCAGCCCGATCGCGGGTATCGAGACGCCGGGAACCGCGACCGTGGCGTCGACGAGGGGGACGGCGGCCTCGAGCGGCGGGAGATCGAGCCCGTTCGCGCCGAGGTATGCGAGCGGAATTGCGAAGCCGAACATCCCGAGGAACTGGCTGTAGAACGGCCAGCGGGTGTCGCCGCTGGCGTTAAGCGGACCGGAGGCGCCACCGGACACGCCGCGAAGCACGACGGCGACGCAGGCGGCGTGAACGAGCGAAACGGCGATCGGAATCGCGGGGTCCGTTGGATCGTTGCTGAACAGCAACGTGATCTGCTCGGCAAAGACGAAGACCAGGAACGCAGAGACCGCGTAGACGGCGACGGCGAAGCGGATGATCTCGCGGCCGTACTGCTCGGCGGTTCCCTCGTCGCCGGTGCCAAGTACCTGCCCGACCAGACTCGAGGAGGCCAGCCCGAAGCCCCACCCGGGGGTGTTCATGACGCCCCAGATGCGCCGGGCGATGACGTAAGCGGCGACGGTGTCCTCGCCGAAGACGTCGACGATGGCGAGCATGGGGAACTCGGCGAGGGTCCAGACGAGGTTGGTCCCGAACACGGGGAGACCGATTGTGACCAGATCACGCAGCGTCGGGGCATCCACGTAGCTCCCAACGGGATCGACGTGGACGGGGAACTCCCTCGCCCCGGGCAGCCGACCGGCGGTCAGGCCGACCGCGAAGACCGCGGTGACGGCGACGTTCGAGAGGACGGTCCCGAGGGCGGCGCCGACGACGCCTAGGTCGAGCCCGAAGATCAGGACCGCGTTGATCCCGATGTTGGCGACGGCGCCGCCAGCCCGGACGACCATCGGGGTCCAGGCGTCGTCCATGCCGACGAACACGCGGCTCCCGATGAGGTTGAGTCCCGCGAAGGGGATACCGAGGGCGACGACCTGGAGGTAGTCGGATCCGTACCGAATCGCGTCCGGGTTATCCGTGATCAGTCCGATGAAGGACTCGGCGGACAGCCAGAAGGTGGCCGTGATCGGGAGTGAGACGACGACCACGAGGAAGACGCTCGAGCGAACGGCCTGTCCGAGCTGGTCGTAGGCCTCGGCGCCGTAGCGCTGGGAGACGAGCGCGATGGTGCCACCGGCGACGCCACCGCCGACCGAGAACGCGAGCCCCCAGAACGGGCCGGCGAACCCCACACCGGCGATGGCCGACGAGCCGATGGCGATGCCGACCATCGCGACGTCGACGGCGCTCTTCGACATGCGAGCGATGCCGGTGACGATGCGCGGCCACGCGAGGTCGGTGGTCCGCCGGGCCCGTTCGCGCTCGATCAGGCCCGCTCGAGCGAGGGCGAAGCCGATCCAGAGAATCAGCAATCGAAACGGGTTCGGGACGCGACGGACCACCGGAATCACGCGAGCCTAGAAGCCTCCGCTTAAAAGCACTTCCCGACGCGGCATGGTCGACCGGTTTCGAATCGAAACCATATCCCACGGGTGGGGTTCGCACGCCCTCTCCTCGTTCGCGACCCTGGTCCCCAACTTATCGTTCTTCTCGGCCGTCACGTTCGCCCGTCAGCTCCCGGAGCCAGCGCTTCCGCTCGTCTCGAGTCGCCGCTCGTACTTTTCGAGCGATTCCTCGAGAGCTGCTCCGGCGTCGACGTCGACTTCGGTACAGAGTGCGAGCAGGGCGAAGAGCGCGTCACCGAGTTCGTCTCGAGCGATGGCAGCAGCGTCGGGGTCAGCTCCGTAGGCCGTTGACTCGGTGAGTTCTTTCGCCACCTCACCGACCTCTGAACTGAGGTCGAGGGCGCGATAGGCCGGATCCGTCTCGAGGTCGTGTCGCTCGAGAAACGCAGCGACGTCATTTTGGGTATCCATGACTGGAACGTGAGTCGATTGATCGAAAATAGCGTCGGTTTCGTGACTACTCGAGCGAGTTGCTCGTTTTACCACTCGGTCAGTCACTCGAGCGGACACACGTTCACGGGTCTGGTGATGTTCGACTGAAAAATAGCGACTCGACGTCCGGTCGTGCCTAGACCAGTCCGACGACGCCGATCGGAATACGGGAGTCCGTATCCGTGTCGTCGGTTTCGTTGTCGTCGGTCTCGTTGTCGTCGTAGTCGTCGGTCTCGTCAGTGTCGTTGTCGTCAGCGTCGGTTTCGTTATCGTCCGCGTCGTCCTCGTCGGTCTCGGTGTCGTCCATCTCGTCTTCCTCGATCAGCTCGATGAAGGCTACTTCACCGAACTCGTCGGTGAGGACCATGTGGACGTACTCGCCAGCTTCGACACCGGTGGTGTCGACCTCGAACTCGACGGTGTCACTCGAGTCCGCGTCGAGCGTCACCGATTGTGACTCGACGAGGTTGCCCTGGAGCCTGAACTCGACGTCCTGGGTGGCTTCCTCGTCGTTGGGGTTGGTGACGGTCGCGTTGACCGTGATGGTGTCACCGACGGTCGCGTTCTCCGGTGCCTCGAGGTTTTCGACGGTGAACGATTCCATGTCGCCGTCACCGACGTCTGTCTCGTTGTCGTCCATGTCATCGCCATCTCCGACACCAGCGTCGGTTTCGTTGTCGTCACCGACGTCAGTCTCGTTGTCGTCCATGTCGTCATCGTCACCGACATCTGTTTCGTTGTCGTCGAGGCCATCGTCAGCCTCGTCGTCGGTTTCGTTGTCGTCGAGACCGTCGTCAGTCTCGTTGTCGTCCATGTCGTCATCGTCACCGACGTCTGTCTCGTCGTCGGTCTCGTTATCGTCCATGTCGTCATCGTCACCGACGTCTGTCTCGTCGTCGAGACCGTCGTCAGTCTCGTTGTCGTCGACGCCGTCCATCTCGTCTTCACCGTCGACGACGGTCACGTTCTCTTCGTCTCCCAGCATCTCCTCGAGGCGATCGAGCGCCTCCTCGTCATCGAGGACGAGGATGTAGACATTCTCGATCGTGACCTCTTCGATCGTAACCTCGGAGAAGTTCGCGTTGACGATCGTCACACCGTCTTCGACGGCGTCAGCGTCGGGCTCCATAACGGGAGCGTCGTCGCTGTCGTTGGCCGGTTCTTCGTCAGCATCGTCGGCCGGTGGTTCGGCTTCGGCGTCGTCGCCGTCATCCTCCTCCTCGACGGGGCACTCAGACGGCTTCTCGTCTTCGGCGTCGTCGGTCTCGTTGTCCGCTTCCGAGTCATCGACGTCGTCGGTCTCGTTAGCCGGCTCTTCCGCCGACTCGAGGGTCACCGCAGCCTCGTCGGTCACCGGCTCACCGTCTTCGGTGAGGTAGGGACCGTCGTCTTCGCCCTCGGTCTCGACGAAGTCGTAGGTCTCGTTGTCGTTCGTATCGAGGTGGGGCATCGCGATCAGCGTCTCACTCTCCTCGAGCGAGGTGTCGAGTTGGACCTCGACGTCTTCGTGCGTGCCCGCCTCGAGGTACTCGGAGGTTCCGAGGACGCTCTCGATGACGTTGCCGACGAGCAGCGAGCTATCGTGGATCGTCACGAAGCCACCCTCCTCCATCGTCACCTCGTCGACGACGACGGAGGTTCCGTCGGTAGTCTGGTCGCTGAACGTCACGCTCGCGGACGGTTGTGTGGTCTCGTTGTCCGCCTCGCTAGTGTCGTTCTCTGTATCGTTCTCTGTGTCGTTCGTCTCGTCGTCCTGTATTGCCAGGCTCGTCCCCGATGATGCGGATGCCGCCCCCACCAGGGCAACACCACTCGTCAGCATCATGAGGGCGACGAGTACGACGACTACGTGTTTTCGTGTGCTCATGTCATCTCGTGCCGTAAAGGCGTTCGAAACTTGACGAAGGCGGGCATAAACCGGCCCAACGCTTTCGAGGGGAAACGACAAACTGCTCCTTACCGACGTCGTTCCAACCGGCGCCCGCGGCAGAAATGAGGCATTTCGTTGGGGGTTGCGTCGGACACCGCGTCGTGTACTCGATACCTACTCGATACCTACTGGGGATCGCGCGGCGGCTCGCTCGAGCGGGTCGCTGTGGGCTCGTTCCCCCGAATACACACGAGGTTCTCGCGACCGATCCGCAACTTCGTGATTTCGCCCTCGTCCTCGAGGTCGGCCAGCAGGCGACTCACCTTCGCCTTCGACCAGTCGACGGAGTCGACGATCGCCGACTGCTTCATCCGCCCGCCGTTTCGCTGGATCAGCGAGCACACCCGCTCGCGGTCGGTGAGCATTGACTCACCCTCGGTCGAATCTCTCGAGTCCGCCTCGGCCCCGGCCTCGAGTCGCTTCCGGAGAACCAGGCCACCGCCCAGAAACGCCAGCGCCAGGATGCCGACGATCGCGGCCAGGTGGGACTCCTCGCCGCCCTGAGTCTGGGCCTGGAGGTGTGTCTGGAGCGCGAACACCTGTGCACGTATCTCGACACCGATACCGGTGACCGACCACTCGAGGGTCGACCACTCGG from Natronosalvus rutilus includes:
- a CDS encoding tyrosine-type recombinase/integrase, whose product is MSEVRVRVADAVDAYLQRKAVGNPDGPGAGTYASNAESVLRRWAEWLEREHDVASLFDLDVEHMRAYAEELDDRTRRGDYTASTAGTYFAVVRAFLSWCVRGGILETNPAATDAAEGALPVDDGADASDRSWTREQRDALEAFVRERSLEAEDAPRTERLARLREYAMVAVLAHSGVRGAELFRVPEDDRRTGATWADVDFYSGTIRVLGRSQRLEDVPLPASARTPLRRYRVVQDPPSNEWPLFPTRHAPSVARRVRTVLEERGFDTEEIESLCEKHTSAELSRRFAIAPPAITTEGARSILKRLCTAAEIDVGGDYLTPRGARTGLGERTYPGEQASVETALRQQSSEQSIAVIEDRLELGRGGADGETDANADEP
- a CDS encoding MazG-like family protein; the encoded protein is MDTQNDVAAFLERHDLETDPAYRALDLSSEVGEVAKELTESTAYGADPDAAAIARDELGDALFALLALCTEVDVDAGAALEESLEKYERRLETSGSAGSGS
- a CDS encoding glycosyltransferase family 2 protein, whose product is MYRAHSVGVVVPAYNEEGFVGRVIETMPAFVDRVYVVDDRSTDGTWDEITRYAERATPQLVTDGNGSSSAVQASSDGGGRPGRSDQPDRTAPDGGSSVAPSTDGETDRLPETDLSSIERERELDRPVDDHAQRSDAPLETSDHSSQRDDEASEDASTTVVPIRHERNRGVGGAIKTGYRRALEDGMDVTAVMAGDAQMDPDQLHRLLDPIVEGQADYAKGNRLAGRDHRESMSNWRLFGNVTLTVLTKVASGYWEMMDPQNGYTAISRGALEAVDLDALYEEYGFANDLLVELNTAGYRIADVSMPAVYGDERSHIEYRTFVPRLSKLLLAGFLRRLGRRYVVREFHPLVVLYGLGVAGWLLATAAFGWAAANRVRAETRTGRVGWTVLYAFLGAMCLAFAMTLDHEANVGTVTVVNDQ
- a CDS encoding MATE family efflux transporter, whose product is MVRRVPNPFRLLILWIGFALARAGLIERERARRTTDLAWPRIVTGIARMSKSAVDVAMVGIAIGSSAIAGVGFAGPFWGLAFSVGGGVAGGTIALVSQRYGAEAYDQLGQAVRSSVFLVVVVSLPITATFWLSAESFIGLITDNPDAIRYGSDYLQVVALGIPFAGLNLIGSRVFVGMDDAWTPMVVRAGGAVANIGINAVLIFGLDLGVVGAALGTVLSNVAVTAVFAVGLTAGRLPGAREFPVHVDPVGSYVDAPTLRDLVTIGLPVFGTNLVWTLAEFPMLAIVDVFGEDTVAAYVIARRIWGVMNTPGWGFGLASSSLVGQVLGTGDEGTAEQYGREIIRFAVAVYAVSAFLVFVFAEQITLLFSNDPTDPAIPIAVSLVHAACVAVVLRGVSGGASGPLNASGDTRWPFYSQFLGMFGFAIPLAYLGANGLDLPPLEAAVPLVDATVAVPGVSIPAIGLMGLYLAFVAETAVPAAVNYYRFSTGKWKQISRSYRPETPTADD
- a CDS encoding helix-turn-helix transcriptional regulator, producing MNSATIYNPVIFAPAEWSTLEWSVTGIGVEIRAQVFALQTHLQAQTQGGEESHLAAIVGILALAFLGGGLVLRKRLEAGAEADSRDSTEGESMLTDRERVCSLIQRNGGRMKQSAIVDSVDWSKAKVSRLLADLEDEGEITKLRIGRENLVCIRGNEPTATRSSEPPRDPQ
- a CDS encoding DUF354 domain-containing protein is translated as MKAVVTIQHPAHVHFYRHVIDELETRGHEVFVFARENDLAVPLLNAFGIPHEVLTGPQDSLSELAKVQLAYELRLLRRVRKIGPDVMTAIGGVAVSHVAPLVGARSVVFVDNEGTTSHRITTPFAHVVATPRNYDEDYGANHVRYDGFHELAYLHPDYFEPDPDALVAHGVDPDATYFVLRFRRWDALHDVGEGGLSLEGKRRLVSMLEEYGDVYITSTDPLPSDLEAYQLPVAPTLIHDLLYFADCYAGDSATMATESALLGTPTVRIQSFAARETDMTNFVELEETYDLLRSTPDEEEGLELVREIVEDPETRTRWRARRERLFEDKIDVAAYVTELLCEQGGAAVRTVEQRAVSAD
- a CDS encoding DUF7282 domain-containing protein; translated protein: MSTRKHVVVVLVALMMLTSGVALVGAASASSGTSLAIQDDETNDTENDTENDTSEADNETTQPSASVTFSDQTTDGTSVVVDEVTMEEGGFVTIHDSSLLVGNVIESVLGTSEYLEAGTHEDVEVQLDTSLEESETLIAMPHLDTNDNETYDFVETEGEDDGPYLTEDGEPVTDEAAVTLESAEEPANETDDVDDSEADNETDDAEDEKPSECPVEEEDDGDDAEAEPPADDADEEPANDSDDAPVMEPDADAVEDGVTIVNANFSEVTIEEVTIENVYILVLDDEEALDRLEEMLGDEENVTVVDGEDEMDGVDDNETDDGLDDETDVGDDDDMDDNETDDETDVGDDDDMDDNETDDGLDDNETDDEADDGLDDNETDVGDDDDMDDNETDVGDDNETDAGVGDGDDMDDNETDVGDGDMESFTVENLEAPENATVGDTITVNATVTNPNDEEATQDVEFRLQGNLVESQSVTLDADSSDTVEFEVDTTGVEAGEYVHMVLTDEFGEVAFIELIEEDEMDDTETDEDDADDNETDADDNDTDETDDYDDNETDDNETDDTDTDSRIPIGVVGLV